Proteins encoded together in one Mastomys coucha isolate ucsf_1 unplaced genomic scaffold, UCSF_Mcou_1 pScaffold16, whole genome shotgun sequence window:
- the Celsr2 gene encoding cadherin EGF LAG seven-pass G-type receptor 2 isoform X4, protein MRSRAASAPLPTPLLPLLLLLLLLPPSPLLGDQMGPCRSLGSGGRSSSGACAPVGWLCPASASNLWLYTSRCRDSGIELTGHLVPHHDGLRVWCPESGAHIPLPPSSEGCPWSCRLLGIGGHLSPQGALTLPQEHPCLKAPRLRCQSCKLAQAPGLRAGEGSTEESLGGGRRKRNVNTAPQFQPPSYQATVPENQPAGTSVASLRAIDPDEGEAGRLEYTMDALFDSRSNHFFSLDPITGAVTTAEELDRETKSTHVFRVTAQDHGMPRRSALATLTILVTDTNDHDPVFEQQEYKESLRENLEVGYEVLTVRATDGDAPPNANILYRLLEGAGGGPSEVFEIDPRSGVIRTRGPVDREEVESYKLTVEASDQGRDPGPRSSTAVVFLSVEDDNDNAPQFSEKRYVVQVREDVTPGAPVLRVTASDRDKGSNALVHYSIMSGNARGQFYLDAQTGALDVVSPLDYETTKEYTLRIRAQDGGRPPLSNVSGLVTVQVLDINDNAPIFVSTPFQATVLESVPLGYLVLHVQAIDADAGDNARLEYSLAGVGHDFPFTINNGTGWISVTAELDREEVDFYSFGVEARDHGTPALTASASVSVTILDVNDNNPTFTQPEYTVRLNEDAAVGTSVVTVSAVDRDAHSVITYQITSGNTRNRFSITSQSGGGLVSLALPLDYKLERQYVLAVTASDGTRQDTAQIVVNVTDANTHRPVFQSSHYTVNVNEDRPAGTTVVLISATDEDTGENARITYFMEDSIPQFRIDADTGAVTTQAELDYEDQVSYTLAITARDNGIPQKSDTTYLEILVNDVNDNAPQFLRDSYQGSVYEDVPPFTSVLQISATDRDSGLNGRVFYTFQGGDDGDGDFIVESTSGIVRTLRRLDRENVAQYILRAYAVDKGMPPARTPMEVTVTVLDVNDNPPVFEQDEFDVFVEENSPIGLAVARVTATDPDEGTNAQIMYQIVEGNIPEVFQLDIFSGELTALVDLDYEDRPEYILVIQATSAPLVSRATVHVRLLDRNDNPPVLGNFEILFNNYVTNRSSSFPGGAIGRVPAHDPDISDSLTYSFERGNELSLVLLNASTGELRLSRALDNNRPLEAIMSVLVSDGVHSVTAQCSLRVTIITDEMLTHSITLRLEDMSPERFLSPLLGLFIQAVAATLATPPDHVVVFNVQRDTDAPGGHILNVSLSVGQPPGPGGGPPFLPSEDLQERLYLNRSLLTAISAQRVLPFDDNICLREPCENYMRCVSVLRFDSSAPFIASSSVLFRPIHPVGGLRCRCPPGFTGDYCETEVDLCYSRPCGPHGLCSSREGGYTCLCSEGYTGEHCEVSASSGRCTPGVCKNGGTCVNLLVGGFKCDCPSGDFEKPFCQVTTRSFPARSFITFRGLRQRFHFTLALSFATKERNGLLLYNGRFNEKHDFVALEVIQEQVQLTFSAGESTTTVSPFVPGGVSDGQWHTVELKYYNKPLLGQTGLPQGPSEQKVAVVSVDGCDTGVALRFGAMLGNYSCAAQGTQGGSKKSLDLTGPLLLGGVPDLPESFPVRMRHFVGCMKDLQVDSRHVDMADFIANNGTVPGCPTKKIVCDSNTCHNGGTCVNQWDAFSCECPLGFGGKSCAQEMANPQRFLGSSLVAWHGLSLPISQPWHLSLMFRTRQADGVLLQAVTRGRSTITLQLRAGHVVLSVEGTGLQVSSLRLESGRANDGDWHHAQLALGASGGPGHAILSFDYGQQKAEGNLGPRLHGLHLSNITVGGVPGPASGVARGFRGCLQGVRVSETPEGISSLDPSRGESINVEPGCSWPDPCDSNPCPTNSYCSNDWDSYSCSCYSGYYGDNCTNVCDLNPCEHQSVCTRKPNVPQGYICECLPNYLGPYCETRIDQPCPRGWWGHPTCGPCNCDVSKGFDPDCNKTSGECHCKENHYRPPGSPTCLLCDCYPTGSLSRVCDPEDGQCPCKPGVIGRQCDRCDNPFAEVTTNGCEVNYDSCPRAIEAGIWWPRTRFGLPAAAPCPKGSFGTAVRHCDEHRGWLPPNLFNCTSVTFSELKGFAERLQRNESGLDSGRSQRLALLLRNATQHTSGYFGSDVKVAYQLATRLLAHESAQRGFGLSATQDVHFTENLLRVGSALLDAANKRHWELIQQTEGGTAWLLQHYEAYASALAQNMRHTYLSPFTIVTPNIVISVVRLDKGNFAGTKLPRYEALRGERPPDLETTVILPESVFREIPPMVRSAGPGEAQETEELARRQRRHPELSQGEAVASVIIYHTLAGLLPHNYDPDKRSLRVPKRPVINTPVVSISVHDGEELLPRALDKPVTVQFRLLETEERTKPICVFWNHSILVSGTGGWSARGCEVVFRNESHVSCQCNHMTSFAVLMDVSRRENGEILPLKTLTYVALGVTLAALMITFLFLTLLRALRSNQHGIRRNLTAALGLAQLVFLLGINQADLPFACTVIAILLHFLYLCTFSWALLEALHLYRALTEVRDVNASPMRFYYMLGWGVPAFITGLAVGLDPEGYGNPDFCWLSIYDTLIWSFAGPVAFAVSMSVFLYILSARASCAAQRQGFEKKGPVSGLRSSFAVLLLLSATWLLALLSVNSDTLLFHYLFAASNCVQGPFIFLSYVVLSKEVRKALKFACSRKPTPDPALTTKSTLTSSYNCPSPYADGRLYQPYGDSAGSLHSASRSGKSQPSYIPFLLREESTLNPGQVPPGLGDPSGLFLEGQAQQHDGGPGSGKVPWPGDFGTTTKENSGSGPLEERPRENGDALTREGSLGPLPGPSTQPHKGILKKKCLPTISEKSSLLRLPLEQGTGSSRGSSVSEGSRNGPPPRPPPRQSLQEQLNGVMPIAMSIKAGTVDEDSSGSEFLFFNFLH, encoded by the exons ATGCGGAGCCGGGCTGCCAGCGCCCCCCTCCCAACGCCGCTGCTGCCCCTgctactgctgttgctgctgctgccgccgtcGCCACTACTGGGAGATCAAATGGGGCCCTGTCGTTCTCTGGGGTCCGGGGGACGCAGCTCCTCTGGGGCCTGCGCCCCCGTGGGCTGGCTCTGCCCGGCCTCTGCTTCGAACCTCTGGCTTTACACCAGCCGCTGCAGAGATTCGGGCATTGAGCTGACCGGCCACCTGGTGCCCCACCACGATGGCCTGAGGGTTTGGTGTCCAGAATCAGGGGCTCATATCCCTCTTCCGCCATCCTCTGAAGGCTGCCCCTGGAGCTGTCGTCTCCTGGGTATCGGAGGCCACCTTTCTCCTCAAGGCGCGCTGACCCTGCCTCAAGAGCACCCTTGCTTAAAGGCCCCACGGCTCAGATGCCAGTCTTGCAAGCTGGCACAGGCCCCAGGGCTCAGAGCTGGGGAAGGATCGACAGAGGAATCTCTGGGGGGTGGGCGCAGGAAAAGGAATGTGAATACGGCTCCCCAGTTCCAACCTCCCAGCTACCAGGCCACAGTGCCTGAGAACCAGCCTGCTGGTACCTCTGTTGCATCCTTAAGAGCCATTGATCCAGATGAGGGTGAGGCGGGTCGACTTGAGTACACCATGGATGCCCTCTTTGATAGCCGCTCCAATCATTTCTTCTCCTTGGACCCAATCACCGGTGCTGTCACCACAGCCGAGGAGCTGGATCGGGAGACCAAGAGCACCCATGTCTTCAGGGTCACCGCACAGGATCATGGTATGCCCCGACGGAGTGCCTTGGCCACACTTACCATCTTAGTGACTGACACCAACGATCACGACCCTGTTTTCGAGCAGCAAGAATACAAGGAGAGCCTCAGGGAGAACCTGGAGGTTGGCTACGAGGTACTTACAGTCAGGGCCACCGATGGCGATGCCCCTCCCAATGCCAACATTCTGTACCGCCTGCTGGAGGGGGCTGGAGGCGGCCCCTCAGAAGTCTTTGAGATCGATCCTCGCTCGGGGGTGATCCGAACCCGTGGCCCTGTAGACCGGGAAGAAGTGGAGTCCTACAAGTTGACAGTGGAGGCGAGTGACCAGGGTCGGGACCCAGGCCCACGGAGTTCCACAGCCGTTGTTTTCCTGTCCGTGGAGGATGATAACGACAACGCCCCCCAGTTCAGTGAGAAGCGTTATGTGGTGCAGGTGAGGGAGGACGTGACCCCAGGAGCCCCAGTTCTCCGAGTCACCGCCTCGGATAGAGACAAGGGCAGCAATGCCCTGGTGCACTATAGCATCATGAGTGGCAATGCTCGGGGACAGTTCTATCTGGATGCTCAGACTGGAGCCCTGGATGTGGTAAGTCCACTTGACTATGAgacaaccaaagaatacacactaCGGATACGGGCTCAGGATGGTGGCCGTCCTCCACTTTCCAACGTCTCTGGCCTAGTAACAGTGCAAGTCCTAGACATCAACGATAACGCCCCCATCTTTGTCAGCACCCCTTTCCAGGCCACTGTCCTGGAGAGCGTTCCTTTAGGCTACCTAGTTCTGCATGTCCAGGCGATTGACGCTGATGCCGGTGATAATGCCCGCCTCGAATATAGCCTGGCTGGAGTTGGGCACGACTTCCCCTTCACCATCAACAACGGCACAGGCTGGATCTCTGTGACTGCAGAGTTGGACCGTGAAGAGGTCGATTTCTACAGCTTTGGTGTAGAAGCCCGGGACCATGGCACCCCAGCGCTTACTGCCTCAGCCAGTGTCAGTGTAACCATCCTGGACGTCAACGACAACAACCCGACCTTCACACAGCCAGAGTACACGGTGCGGCTCAATGAGGATGCCGCCGTGGGCACCAGTGTGGTGACGGTGTCCGCCGTGGATCGAGACGCTCACAGTGTCATCACCTACCAGATCACCAGCGGCAACACCCGCAACCGCTTCTCTATCACCAGCCAAAGCGGTGGTGGACTGGTCTCCCTGGCCTTACCACTGGACTACAAACTGGAGCGGCAGTATGTGCTGGCAGTGACCGCCTCAGATGGCACAAGGCAGGACACAGCTCAGATCGTGGTGAATGTCACTGACGCCAACACCCATCGTCCCGTCTTCCAGAGCTCCCACTACACAGTAAACGTTAATGAAGACCGGCCAGCGGGCACCACAGTGGTGCTGATCAGTGCTACGGATGAGGACACAGGGGAGAATGCCCGAATCACCTACTTTATGGAGGATAGCATACCCCAGTTCCGCATCGATGCAGACACTGGGGCCGTCACCACCCAGGCTGAGCTGGACTATGAGGACCAGGTGTCGTATACCCTGGCCATCACCGCTCGGGACAATGGCATTCCCCAGAAGTCTGACACCACCTACCTGGAGATTCTGGTGAATGATGTAAATGACAATGCCCCCCAGTTCCTCAGAGATTCCTACCAGGGGAGTGTCTATGAGGATGTGCCACCTTTCACCAGCGTCCTGCAGATCTCAGCCACCGATCGAGACTCCGGACTGAATGGGAGGGTTTTCTACACCTTCCAAGGAGGAGATGATGGAGACGGTGACTTTATCGTAGAGTCAACATCGGGCATTGTGCGCACACTGCGGAGGCTGGATCGTGAGAACGTGGCCCAGTACATCTTGCGGGCATATGCAGTGGACAAGGGGATGCCACCAGCCCGCACGCCCATGGAAGTGACAGTTACTGTCCTGGATGTGAATGACAATCCCCCTGTCTTCGAACAGGATGAGTTTGATGTATTTGTGGAAGAGAATAGCCCCATTGGGCTGGCCGTGGCCCGTGTCACAGCCACTGACCCAGATGAAGGGACCAACGCACAGATCATGTACCAGATCGTGGAGGGCAATATCCCTGAGGTCTTTCAGCTGGACATCTTCTCAGGCGAGCTAACCGCCCTGGTAGATTTGGACTATGAGGACCGGCCTGAATATATCCTGGTCATCCAGGCTACGTCTGCTCCCTTGGTGAGCAGGGCTACTGTCCATGTTCGCCTCCTTGACCGCAACGACAACCCTCCAGTGCTGGGAAACTTTGAGATTCTTTTCAACAACTATGTCACCAACCGTTCCAGCAGCTTCCCTGGGGGTGCTATAGGCCGCGTGCCTGCCCACGACCCCGATATCTCAGACAGCCTGACGTACAGCTTTGAGCGAGGAAATGAACTCAGCCTGGTCCTACTCAATGCCTCCACTGGTGAGCTGAGACTGAGCCGGGCGCTGGACAACAACCGGCCCCTGGAAGCCATCATGAGTGTGCTGGTGTCAG ATGGTGTCCACAGTGTGACAGCCCAGTGCTCACTACGTGTCACCATCATCACAGATGAGATGCTCACACACAGCATCACGCTGCGCCTGGAAGACATGTCTCCAGAACGCTTTCTGTCACCACTGCTGGGACTCTTCATTCAGGCTGTGGCAGCCACGTTGGCCACACCCCCAGATCACGTGGTGGTCTTCAACGTGCAAAGGGACACAGATGCCCCAGGCGGCCATATACTCAACGTGAGCCTGTCAGTGGGCCAGCCCCCAGGACCCGGCGGTGGGCCACCCTTTCTGCCTTCAGAGGATCTCCAGGAGCGCCTGTACCTCAACCGCAGCCTGCTCACCGCCATCTCAGCACAACGCGTGCTTCCCTTCGACGACAACATTTGCCTGCGGGAGCCGTGCGAGAATTACATGCGCTGTGTGTCTGTGCTGCGCTTCGACTCCTCTGCGCCCTTCATCGCCTCCTCTTCGGTGCTCTTCCGGCCCATCCACCCTGTCGGGGGTCTGCGCTGTCGCTGCCCACCAGGCTTCACAGGCGACTACTGCGAGACAGAGGTGGACCTCTGCTACTCAAGACCTTGTGGACCCCATGGGCTCTGCAGCAGCCGAGAGGGCGGCTACACCTGCCTCTGTAGCGAAGGCTACACGG GTGAGCACTGTGAAGTGAGTGCCAGCTCTGGCCGTTGTACTCCAGGTGTCTGCAAGAACGGGGGTACCTGTGTCAACCTGTTGGTGGGAGGTTTCAAATGTGACTGCCCCTCCGGGGACTTTGAGAAACCCTTCTGCCAGGTGACCACACGCAGCTTCCCCGCCCGCTCCTTCATCACCTTCCGTGGCCTGCGCCAGCGTTTCCACTTCACCCTGGCCCTCTC GTTTGCTACCAAGGAGCGTAACGGGCTACTGCTGTACAATGGGCGCTTCAATGAAAAACATGACTTTGTGGCTCTGGAGGTGATCCAGGAGCAGGTGCAGCTCACCTTCTCTGCAG gggAATCAACCACCACTGTGTCTCCATTCGTGCCCGGAGGGGTCAGTGATGGCCAGTGGCACACAGTAGAGCTGAAGTACTACAATAAG CCACTGTTGGGTCAGACAGGGCTTCCCCAAGGTCCATCTGAGCAGAAGGTAGCTGTGGTGTCCGTGGATGGCTGTGACACAGGGGTGGCTCTGCGCTTTGGAGCTATGCTGGGCAACTACTCCTGTGCTGCTCAGGGCACCCAAGGAGGCAGCAAGAA GTCTCTGGACCTGACAGGGCCCTTGTTGCTGGGTGGGGTGCCGGATCTGCCCGAGAGCTTCCCTGTCCGAATGCGGCACTTTGTGGGCTGCATGAAGGACCTCCAAGTGGATAGCCGACATGTAGACATGGCCGACTTCATCGCCAACAATGGCACTGTGCCTG gcTGCCCCACCAAGAAGATCGTGTGCGACAGCAACACTTGCCATAACGGTGGCACCTGCGTGAACCAGTGGGATGCATTCAGCTGCGAGTGTCCACTAGGCTTCGGGGGCAAGAGCTGTGCCCAGG AAATGGCCAATCCCCAGCGTTTCCTGGGCAGCAGCCTTGTGGCCTGGCATGGCCTTTCTCTGCCCATCTCTCAGCCCTGGCACCTCAGCCTCATGTTCCGCACACGCCAGGCAGATGGCGTCCTGCTGCAGGCCGTCACCAGGGGGCGCAGCACCATCACCCTGCAG CTTCGGGCAGGCCACGTAGTGCTTAGTGTGGAGGGCACAGGGCTCCAGGTGTCATCTCTGCGTCTGGAGTCAGGCCGAGCCAATGATGGTGACTGGCATCATGCGCAGCTGGCACTGGGAGCTAGCGGGGGCCCTGGTCATGCCATTCTGTCCTTTGACTACGGGCAACAGAAGGCAGAGGGTAATCTGGGCCCTCGGCTGCATGGGCTGCACCTGAGCAATATTACAGTCGGGGGAGTTCCTGGGCCAGCCAGCGGTGTGGCCCGTGGCTTCCGGGGCTGTTTGCAG GGCGTGAGGGTAAGTGAGACACCCGAGGGTATCAGCAGTCTGGATCCCAGCCGTGGGGAGAGCATCAATGTGGAGCCAGGCTGTAGCTGGCCAGATCCCTGTGACTCGAATCCATGCCCCACCAACAGCTACTGCAGCAACGACTGGGACAGCTATTCTTGTAGCTGTTATTCAG GTTACTATGGTGACAACTGTACAAACGTGTGTGACCTGAACCCATGCGAGCACCAGTCTGTGTGTACCCGAAAACCCAATGTGCCCCAAGGCTACATCTGCGAGTGTTTACCAAATTACCTTGGGCCATATTGTGAGACCAG AATTGACCAACCTTGCCCCCGTGGCTGGTGGGGACACCCCACATGTGGTCCGTGCAACTGTGATGTCAGCAAAGGCTTTGACCCAGATTGCAACAAGACAAGCGGTGAATGCCACTGCAAG GAGAATCACTACCGGCCCCCTGGCAGCCCCACTTGTCTCTTGTGTGACTGTTATCCCACTGGTTCTTTGTCCCGAGTCTGTGACCCTGAGGATGGCCAGTGCCCGTGCAAGCCTGGAGTCATTGGGCGTCAGTGTGATCGCTGTGACAACCCTTTTGCTGAGGTCACCACCAATGGCTGTGAAG TGAATTATGACAGCTGCCCACGGGCCATAGAGGCTGGGATCTGGTGGCCCCGCACGCGGTTTGGGCTACCTGCTGCTGCCCCTTGCCCCAAAGGCTCCTTTG GGACTGCTGTGCGCCACTGTGATGAGCACAGGGGTTGGCTCCCCCCGAACCTCTTCAACTGCACATCCGTCACCTTCTCAGAGCTAAAGGGCTTC GCTGAGCGGCTGCAGAGGAACGAATCAGGCCTAGACTCAGGACGCTCCCAGAGGCTAGCCTTGCTCCTGCGCAACGCCACACAGCACACCTCTGGCTACTTTGGCAGTGACGTCAAGGTGGCCTACCAGTTGGCTACACGACTCCTGGCTCATGAGAGTGCCCAGCGGGGCTTTGGGCTGTCCGCCACCCAGGATGTGCACTTCACTGAG AACCTGCTGAGGGTAGGCAGTGCCCTCCTGGATGCAGCCAACAAGAGGCACTGGGAACTGATCCAGCAGACGGAGGGTGGCACTGCCTGGCTGCTCCAGCACTACGAGGCTTACGCCAGTGCCCTCGCCCAGAACATGCGGCACACCTATCTAAGCCCCTTCACGATCGTCACCCCCAACATTG TCATCTCTGTAGTACGCCTGGATAAGGGGAACTTTGCTGGGACCAAGCTGCCCCGTTATGAGGCATTGCGTGGGGAGCGCCCCCCGGATCTTGAGACCACAGTCATTTTGCCAGAGTCTGTCTTCAGAG AGATACCCCCCATGGTGAGGTCTGCAGGACCCGGCGAAGCCCAGGAGACTGAGGAGCTGGCACGGAGGCAACGGAGGCACCCAGAACTGAGTCAGGGAGAGGCAGTGGCCAGTGTCATCATCTACCATACCCTGGCTGGACTGCTGCCCCACAACTATGACCCTGATAAGCGTAGCCTGAG AGTCCCCAAGCGCCCAGTCATCAACACACCTGTGGTAAGCATCAGTGTCCACGATGGTGAGGAGCTCCTGCCACGGGCTCTGGACAAGCCAGTCACTGTGCAGTTCCGACTGCTGGAGACCGAGGAGAGAACCAAGCCCATCTGTGTCTTCTGGAACCATTCGATCCT GGTCAGCGGCACTGGTGGCTGGTCCGCCCGAGGCTGCGAAGTTGTCTTCCGTAACGAGAGCCATGTCAGCTGCCAGTGCAACCATATGACAAGCTTTGCAGTGCTTATGGATGTGTCCCGACGGGAG AATGGTGAGATCTTGCCACTGAAGACCCTGACATACGTGGCCCTCGGAGTCACCCTAGCTGCCCTGATGATCACCTTCCTCTTTCTCACCCTCCTCCGTGCCCTTCGCTCCAACCAGCATGGCATCCGACGCAACCTCACAGCTGCCCTGGGCCTGGCCCAGCTGGTCTTTCTCCTGGGGATCAACCAGGCTGACCTCCCT TTTGCTTGTACAGTCATTGCCATCCTGCTGCACTTCCTATACCTCTGCACCTTCTCCTGGGCTCTGCTGGAGGCCTTACACCTGTACCGGGCGCTCACAGAGGTGCGAGACGTCAATGCCAGCCCCATGCGTTTCTACTACATGCTGGGCTGGGGCGTCCCTGCTTTCATCACAG GTCTTGCTGTGGGCTTGGATCCGGAAGGCTATGGGAACCCTGACTTCTGCTGGCTCTCCATCTATGATACGCTCATCTGGAGTTTTGCTGGACCAGTGGCCTTTGCTGTTTCA ATGAGTGTCTTCCTGTACATCCTGTCGGCCCGAGCCTCCTGTGCCGCCCAACGGCAGGGCTTTGAGAAGAAAGGCCCTGT CTCGGGCCTGCGCTCCTCCTTTGCTGTCCTCCTGTTGCTGAGTGCCACATGGCTGCTGGCACTGCTGTCCGTCAACAGCGACACTCTGCTCTTCCACTACCTCTTTGCCGCCAGCAATTGTGTCCAG GGCCCCTTCATCTTCCTCTCCTATGTGGTGCTCAGCAAGGAGGTCCGGAAAGCACTCAAGTTTGCCTGCAGCCGGAAGCCCACTCCTGACCCTGCCTTGACCACTAAGTCTACCCTGACCTCG TCCTATAACTGCCCCAGCCCCTACGCAGACGGGAGGCTGTACCAGCCTTATGGAGATTCGGCTGGCTCATTGCACAGTGCCAGCCGCTCAGGCAAGAGTCAGCCCAGCTACATCCCCTTCTTGCTGAG GGAGGAGTCCACGCTGAACCCTGGCCAGGTTCCCCCTGGCCTAGGGGACCCAAGTGGCCTATTCTTGGAAGGTCAAGCCCAGCAACACG ATGGGGGTCCAGGGTCTGGTAAGGTCCCTTGGCCAGGAGACTTTGGGACCACAACAAAGGAGAATAGTGGTAGTGGGCCCCTTGAAGAGCGGCCACGGGAGAATGGAGATGCCCTAACTCGGGAAGGGTCTCTGGGACCCCTTCCGGGCCCTTCTACCCAACCTCACAAAG GCATCCTTAAGAAGAAGTGTCTGCCCACCATCAGCGAAAAGAGCAGCCTCCTAAGGCTGCCCCTGGAGCAGGGCACAGGGTCTTCTCGGGGCTCCTCCGTCAGTGAGGGCAGTCGGAACGGCCCTCCTCCCCGCCCACCACCGCGTCAGTCTCTCCAGGAACAGCTAAATGGGGTCATGCCCATCGCCATGAGCATCAAGGCAGGCACGGTGGATGAGGACTCATCTGGCTCTGA aTTTCTCTTCTTTAACTTCCTGCATTAA